From a region of the Agrobacterium larrymoorei genome:
- a CDS encoding SDR family oxidoreductase, translating into MQPLPFAPVRLRSVGIAYEEETCPFNYSILSGKTALITGSSQGIGFALARGLAAAGAKVVLNGRDKAKLEAATKEIDGATFLAFDATDYDGVKAAVDGFESEHGPIDVLVNNAGMQHRAPLEEFPAQAFETLLRANISTVFNVGQAVARHMIQRGKGKIVNIASVQSALARPGIAPYTTTKGAVANLTKGMATDWARHGLQCNAIAPGYFDTPLNAALVADPNFTDWLQKRTPAGRWGNVEELVGACIFLASDASSFVNGHVLYVDGGITVSL; encoded by the coding sequence ATGCAGCCTTTGCCCTTCGCGCCTGTGCGGCTAAGGTCTGTTGGAATCGCATATGAGGAGGAGACATGTCCGTTCAACTATTCAATTTTATCCGGCAAGACCGCACTGATCACCGGGTCTTCTCAAGGCATCGGCTTTGCATTGGCGCGCGGGCTTGCAGCCGCAGGCGCAAAGGTCGTGCTGAACGGAAGAGACAAGGCCAAGCTTGAGGCCGCTACGAAGGAAATCGACGGCGCGACGTTTCTGGCCTTCGATGCAACGGATTATGACGGTGTGAAAGCAGCTGTCGATGGTTTTGAAAGCGAGCATGGCCCGATCGACGTTCTGGTCAACAATGCCGGTATGCAGCACCGGGCGCCGCTGGAGGAATTTCCTGCGCAGGCCTTCGAGACACTTCTGAGAGCCAATATTTCGACCGTCTTCAATGTCGGTCAGGCGGTCGCACGTCACATGATACAGCGCGGAAAGGGAAAGATCGTCAACATTGCCAGCGTGCAATCCGCACTCGCCCGGCCCGGAATCGCGCCCTACACAACCACCAAAGGCGCGGTTGCCAATCTGACCAAGGGCATGGCCACCGACTGGGCCAGGCATGGCCTGCAATGCAATGCCATCGCGCCCGGTTATTTCGATACGCCTTTGAATGCCGCTCTTGTTGCCGACCCGAATTTTACCGATTGGCTGCAAAAGCGCACACCCGCCGGGCGCTGGGGCAATGTGGAAGAACTCGTCGGTGCCTGCATCTTTCTTGCGTCCGACGCGTCCTCCTTCGTCAACGGTCACGTGCTTTATGTGGATGGCGGCATCACCGTGTCGCTCTAA
- the rutC gene encoding pyrimidine utilization protein C has protein sequence MPKTIIVPEGTAKPIAPFSPGTLADGVVYVSGTLPFDKNNDVVHVGDAAAQTRHVLDTIKSVIEKAGGTMDDVTMNHIFITDWANYQAINTVYAEYFPGDKPARYCIQCGLVKPDALVEIATVAHIGA, from the coding sequence ATGCCTAAGACGATTATCGTGCCTGAAGGCACAGCCAAACCCATCGCTCCTTTCTCGCCCGGCACGCTGGCAGACGGCGTGGTCTATGTGTCCGGCACGCTGCCCTTCGACAAGAACAATGACGTGGTGCATGTGGGTGACGCGGCAGCGCAAACCCGGCACGTGTTGGATACGATCAAATCCGTGATCGAAAAGGCCGGTGGCACCATGGATGATGTGACGATGAACCACATCTTCATTACCGACTGGGCGAACTATCAGGCGATCAACACGGTCTATGCCGAGTATTTTCCGGGTGACAAGCCCGCGCGCTATTGCATTCAGTGCGGGCTGGTAAAGCCGGATGCGCTGGTGGAAATAGCCACCGTCGCCCATATCGGCGCGTGA
- the rutA gene encoding pyrimidine utilization protein A: protein MEIGVFIPIGNNGWLLSENSPQYKPSFQLNKEITLKAEKYGFDFALSMIKLRGFGGKTEFWDYNLESFTLMAGLAAVTSKIKLFATAATIVMPPAIVARMATTIDSISGGRFGVNLVTGWQRPEYSQMGLWPGDDYFGDRYEYLGEYTTVLQELLTEGQSDLKGKYFTMDDCRMKPVPEGHVKLICAGSSDKGMAFSAKFADYSFCFGVGVNTPKAFAPTNERLLAATEKTGRDVKSFVLTMVIAEEKAEDAWAKWEHYKAGADQEAIKWLGLQSAVDTKSGSDTNVRHMSNPVSAVNINMGTLIGSYEEVAAMLDEMAEVPGTGGAMLTFDDFLEGVEKFGKFVQPLMKSRAHIKPALEAAE from the coding sequence ATGGAAATTGGTGTTTTCATTCCAATCGGAAACAATGGCTGGCTGCTTTCGGAAAACTCGCCCCAATACAAGCCGAGCTTTCAGCTGAACAAGGAAATCACGCTGAAGGCCGAGAAATACGGTTTCGATTTTGCGCTGTCCATGATCAAGCTGCGGGGCTTCGGGGGCAAGACGGAGTTCTGGGATTATAATCTGGAGTCCTTCACCCTCATGGCCGGTCTTGCGGCGGTCACGTCCAAGATAAAGCTCTTCGCCACGGCGGCAACCATTGTTATGCCTCCGGCCATTGTCGCGCGCATGGCAACGACAATCGACAGCATCTCCGGCGGCCGCTTCGGCGTTAATCTGGTAACGGGATGGCAGCGACCGGAATACAGCCAGATGGGACTGTGGCCGGGAGATGATTATTTCGGCGACCGTTACGAATATCTCGGGGAATATACGACGGTTTTGCAGGAATTGCTGACCGAGGGTCAGTCTGACCTGAAGGGCAAATATTTCACCATGGATGACTGCCGCATGAAGCCTGTGCCGGAAGGGCATGTGAAGCTTATCTGCGCTGGTTCATCCGACAAGGGCATGGCGTTTTCGGCGAAATTTGCCGATTACAGTTTCTGCTTCGGCGTGGGCGTCAACACGCCAAAGGCATTCGCACCAACGAATGAGCGGCTTTTGGCGGCAACCGAAAAGACCGGGCGCGATGTGAAATCCTTCGTGCTGACAATGGTGATTGCCGAGGAGAAAGCCGAAGACGCGTGGGCCAAATGGGAGCATTACAAGGCCGGTGCCGATCAGGAGGCCATCAAGTGGCTCGGCCTGCAAAGCGCTGTCGATACGAAATCGGGCTCCGATACCAATGTCCGCCACATGTCCAATCCGGTTTCCGCGGTCAACATTAACATGGGTACGCTGATCGGTTCCTATGAGGAAGTGGCGGCGATGCTGGATGAGATGGCGGAGGTGCCGGGAACCGGCGGCGCAATGCTCACCTTCGATGATTTCCTTGAGGGTGTGGAAAAGTTCGGCAAGTTCGTTCAGCCGCTGATGAAAAGCCGCGCTCACATAAAGCCGGCGCTGGAGGCTGCGGAATGA
- the pheT gene encoding phenylalanine--tRNA ligase subunit beta, with protein sequence MKFTLSWLKEHLDTDASLDQICERLTAIGLEVEDVDDKAAYKPFVIAKVLSAEKHPEADRLKVLSVDAGDGKPVQIVCGAPNARAGLVGALARPGTYVPGIDVTLSVGKIRGVESHGMMCSEKELNISDSHDGIIDLPEDAPVGTSFASYAGLDDPVIEINLTPNRPDCTSIYGIARDLAASGLGKLKTKAAPSFKVEGATPVDVKLELDDPALCPGFSLRIVRGVKNGPSPKWMQQRLMAIGLRPINALVDITNYMTFDQGRPMHVFDAAKVKGDLTVRRAQDGETVLALDQREYKLGPNNVVISDDNGVESIGGVMGGEHSGCDESTVDVLIESALWDPINIAKTGRSLGIITDARYRFERGVDPDYMVPGLQRTTELVLELCGGVAGEAKVVGYKGFEPKWIDFPLSEVKRLTGIDISAEESLSILKSLGFGVEGSGERVSVSVPSWRPDVDGKADLVEEVMRIHGVDNIKPEPLESFGAVNGRILTTLQIRTRIARRALASRGMLEAVTWSFIPEAQAKLFGGGSSALKLANPIAADMSDMRPSLLPGLLTAAQRNADKGYGDVAIFEVSGTYEGDTPEAQRRVAGGVRRGTASLAGSGRMWSNAAKGGGKAVDVYDAKADALAVIEACGLPMANVQIEAGAPGWYHPGRSGTIKMGPKVILGYFGEFHPKTLGELDVSGAYCGFEIYLDAMAEPKKKATRTKPALELSPFQAVKRDFAFVVDKSVEAGAIIKAATSADRKLVTGVNVFDVFEGVSLGENKKSVAIEVQIQPLDKTLTDEDFEALTAKIVGNVEKTTGGVLRA encoded by the coding sequence ATGAAATTCACACTCTCCTGGCTGAAAGAGCATCTCGATACGGATGCGTCTCTGGACCAGATTTGCGAGCGCCTGACCGCGATTGGTCTCGAAGTCGAAGATGTAGATGACAAGGCGGCGTACAAGCCGTTCGTTATCGCCAAGGTCCTGTCGGCTGAAAAGCATCCCGAGGCGGACCGCCTGAAGGTTCTGTCCGTTGATGCAGGTGACGGCAAGCCGGTGCAGATCGTCTGTGGTGCGCCGAATGCACGCGCCGGTCTCGTCGGCGCGCTGGCGCGTCCGGGCACCTATGTTCCGGGCATCGATGTCACGCTGTCGGTCGGCAAAATCCGCGGTGTCGAAAGCCATGGCATGATGTGCTCCGAGAAGGAGCTGAACATTTCCGACAGCCATGACGGTATCATCGACCTGCCGGAAGATGCTCCTGTCGGTACGTCCTTCGCATCCTATGCCGGTCTGGATGATCCTGTCATCGAGATCAACCTGACGCCGAACCGTCCCGACTGCACCTCGATCTATGGCATCGCCCGCGATCTCGCTGCCTCCGGTCTCGGCAAGCTGAAGACCAAGGCTGCGCCGAGCTTCAAGGTCGAAGGCGCAACGCCTGTCGACGTGAAGCTGGAATTGGACGATCCGGCGCTCTGCCCCGGCTTTTCGCTGCGCATCGTGCGCGGCGTGAAAAACGGCCCGAGCCCGAAGTGGATGCAGCAGCGCCTGATGGCCATCGGCCTTCGCCCCATCAATGCGCTGGTGGACATCACCAATTACATGACCTTCGATCAGGGTCGCCCGATGCACGTCTTCGACGCGGCAAAGGTCAAGGGCGATCTCACGGTTCGCCGTGCGCAGGACGGTGAAACCGTTCTGGCGCTCGACCAGCGTGAGTACAAGCTCGGCCCGAACAACGTTGTCATTTCCGACGACAACGGCGTCGAATCCATTGGCGGCGTCATGGGCGGCGAGCATTCCGGCTGCGACGAAAGCACGGTCGATGTGCTGATCGAATCCGCTTTGTGGGACCCGATCAACATTGCCAAGACCGGCCGTTCGCTCGGTATCATCACAGATGCGCGCTACCGCTTTGAGCGCGGCGTCGATCCAGACTATATGGTGCCGGGCCTCCAGCGCACGACGGAACTGGTGCTGGAGCTTTGCGGCGGTGTTGCCGGTGAAGCGAAGGTTGTCGGTTACAAGGGCTTCGAACCGAAATGGATCGATTTCCCGCTGTCCGAAGTGAAGCGCCTGACAGGTATCGATATTTCCGCTGAGGAAAGCCTTTCCATCCTCAAGAGTCTCGGCTTTGGCGTGGAAGGTTCGGGCGAACGCGTCTCCGTCTCGGTTCCATCGTGGCGTCCTGATGTGGATGGCAAAGCCGATCTCGTGGAAGAAGTCATGCGCATCCATGGCGTCGATAATATCAAGCCGGAACCGCTGGAAAGCTTCGGTGCCGTCAATGGTCGTATTCTGACGACGCTGCAAATTCGTACGCGCATTGCGCGCCGCGCGCTCGCAAGCCGTGGTATGCTGGAAGCCGTAACCTGGTCATTCATTCCCGAAGCGCAGGCCAAGCTTTTCGGCGGTGGTTCGTCCGCGCTGAAGCTTGCGAACCCCATCGCTGCCGACATGTCCGATATGCGGCCTTCGCTTCTGCCGGGCCTTTTGACGGCGGCGCAGCGCAATGCCGACAAGGGCTACGGCGATGTCGCGATCTTCGAGGTTTCCGGAACCTATGAAGGTGACACCCCGGAAGCGCAGCGTCGCGTGGCTGGTGGCGTTCGCCGTGGAACGGCATCGCTTGCCGGTTCCGGTCGCATGTGGTCCAATGCTGCCAAGGGTGGCGGCAAGGCGGTCGATGTCTATGATGCCAAGGCCGATGCTCTGGCCGTGATCGAAGCCTGCGGCCTGCCGATGGCGAACGTCCAAATCGAAGCCGGTGCCCCTGGCTGGTACCATCCTGGACGCTCCGGCACGATCAAGATGGGACCGAAGGTCATCCTCGGCTATTTCGGCGAGTTTCATCCGAAGACGCTTGGTGAACTCGACGTTTCCGGTGCTTATTGCGGCTTCGAAATCTATCTCGACGCCATGGCGGAACCGAAGAAGAAGGCAACACGCACCAAGCCAGCGCTTGAGCTTTCGCCTTTCCAGGCGGTGAAGCGCGATTTCGCATTCGTGGTCGACAAGTCTGTTGAAGCGGGCGCGATCATCAAGGCCGCGACGAGTGCCGACCGAAAGCTGGTCACGGGCGTTAATGTCTTCGACGTCTTCGAAGGTGTATCGCTGGGTGAAAACAAGAAGTCGGTTGCCATCGAGGTCCAAATCCAGCCGCTCGATAAAACGTTGACGGACGAGGATTTCGAAGCGCTGACGGCGAAGATCGTTGGCAATGTCGAGAAAACGACCGGTGGCGTTCTGCGCGCTTAA
- a CDS encoding mandelate racemase/muconate lactonizing enzyme family protein has product MKIASVHPFILHLPLTSDSISDSTHSITHWGVVGTKIVTTDGLEGYGFTGTHAHLASDRLITACIRDCYAPLLIGEDANDHTRLWTKLARYPSLQWVGRAGITHLALAAVDVALWDLKAKKAGLPLWSYLGGARTDRLEAYNTDIGWLSFSKQALLDGAAKAIEEDGFSRVKIKVGHDDPNIDIERLSATRERLGSSIRIAIDGNGKWDLPTCQRFCALARDLDIYWFEEPLWYDDVASHATLARNTSIPIALGEQLYTLDAFRSFISAGAVAYVQPDVTRLGGITEYIQVADLALAHRLPVVPHAGEMSQVHVHLSYWHPASTILEYIPWIKDHFEEPADVEDGVYKRPQKPGAGTTVLEESFARFGKSID; this is encoded by the coding sequence ATGAAAATCGCATCTGTTCACCCATTCATTCTGCATCTGCCGCTGACATCGGACTCGATCTCCGATTCCACCCACAGCATCACCCATTGGGGCGTCGTCGGCACAAAAATCGTGACCACGGATGGGCTGGAAGGTTACGGCTTTACCGGAACGCACGCCCACCTTGCATCCGATAGGCTGATCACCGCCTGCATTCGCGATTGCTATGCACCGCTTCTGATCGGCGAGGATGCGAATGATCATACGCGGCTCTGGACAAAGCTTGCCCGTTATCCTTCGCTTCAATGGGTCGGGCGCGCAGGAATCACCCATCTGGCCCTCGCTGCCGTGGATGTCGCGCTTTGGGACTTGAAGGCGAAGAAGGCCGGATTGCCGCTCTGGAGCTATCTCGGCGGCGCGCGCACCGACAGGCTGGAAGCTTACAACACCGATATTGGCTGGCTGTCTTTTTCCAAACAGGCTCTGCTCGATGGCGCAGCTAAAGCCATCGAGGAGGATGGCTTTAGCCGGGTAAAGATCAAAGTCGGCCACGACGATCCGAATATCGACATCGAGCGCCTGAGCGCGACGCGCGAGCGCCTCGGCTCATCCATCCGCATCGCAATCGATGGCAATGGCAAGTGGGATTTGCCGACATGCCAGCGCTTCTGCGCTCTCGCCCGCGATCTCGATATATACTGGTTCGAAGAGCCGTTATGGTATGATGATGTCGCAAGCCACGCGACCCTTGCCCGCAACACATCGATCCCGATTGCGCTCGGCGAACAACTCTACACGCTCGATGCCTTCCGCTCCTTCATCTCCGCCGGAGCAGTGGCCTATGTGCAGCCCGACGTGACGCGGCTTGGCGGGATTACCGAATATATTCAGGTAGCCGATCTTGCGCTTGCACACCGGCTACCCGTCGTGCCCCATGCAGGCGAAATGAGCCAGGTGCATGTGCACCTAAGCTACTGGCATCCCGCCTCCACCATTCTCGAATATATCCCTTGGATCAAGGATCACTTCGAAGAACCGGCGGATGTGGAGGACGGCGTCTATAAGCGCCCACAGAAACCGGGCGCCGGAACGACAGTGCTTGAGGAAAGCTTCGCCCGCTTCGGCAAAAGCATCGATTGA
- a CDS encoding flavin reductase has translation MHMMCLEKEAAMEIKTAETRSLDYRNAMSQLAGAVNIVTTDGAAGRAGFAATAVCSVSDNPPTLLVCINRSSSAHRFLFENGVICVNTLGGDQEKLSQLFGGKTPIEERFAAAEWSTLETGAPVLKGALASFDCRVRTIHDGSTHDIIICDVVDTVIGEGEEALIYFKRSYRKL, from the coding sequence ATGCACATGATGTGTCTTGAAAAGGAAGCCGCAATGGAGATCAAGACTGCGGAGACACGCAGCCTCGACTACAGAAACGCGATGTCGCAGCTTGCCGGTGCGGTCAATATCGTCACCACGGATGGTGCTGCCGGAAGGGCAGGCTTTGCCGCAACGGCTGTTTGCAGCGTTTCGGACAATCCGCCGACACTTCTCGTCTGCATCAACCGTAGTTCATCGGCTCACCGTTTTCTGTTCGAAAACGGCGTCATCTGCGTCAATACGCTTGGCGGAGACCAGGAAAAACTCAGCCAGCTTTTTGGTGGCAAGACGCCTATCGAAGAGCGCTTTGCCGCTGCGGAATGGTCGACGCTGGAAACCGGCGCACCGGTTCTGAAAGGTGCGCTCGCCTCTTTCGATTGCCGCGTGCGCACCATCCATGATGGCAGCACCCACGACATCATCATCTGCGACGTGGTGGATACTGTTATTGGAGAAGGCGAAGAAGCGCTGATCTACTTCAAGCGTAGCTACCGCAAGCTTTAA
- the rutB gene encoding pyrimidine utilization protein B, producing the protein MSDTIVAGYTAPKSRSESVTLPARPEPISLKPSETAVVVVDMQNAYSTEGGYVDLAGFDISGAKSTISNIKKTLDAARAAGVLVVYFQNGWDKDYVEAGGPGSPNWHKSNALKHMRANPEHQGKLLAKGTWDYAIVDELQPQPGDILVPKTRYSGFFNTNMDSVLRARGIRNLVFVGIATNVCVESSLRDAFHLEYFGVMLEDATHHLGPEFIQQATVYNVEKFFGWVATVNDFCAVISQAAPVED; encoded by the coding sequence ATGAGCGATACCATCGTTGCAGGTTACACGGCTCCCAAGAGCCGTTCGGAAAGCGTAACACTCCCCGCCCGCCCCGAACCGATTTCGCTGAAACCATCCGAGACCGCAGTCGTGGTGGTGGATATGCAGAACGCCTATTCCACCGAAGGCGGATATGTCGATCTGGCGGGGTTCGATATTTCGGGCGCGAAATCCACCATTTCCAACATCAAAAAGACGCTGGATGCGGCGCGAGCCGCAGGCGTTCTCGTCGTCTATTTCCAGAATGGCTGGGATAAGGACTATGTCGAGGCAGGTGGTCCGGGTTCGCCGAACTGGCATAAATCCAACGCGCTGAAGCATATGCGCGCCAACCCGGAGCATCAGGGCAAGCTTCTGGCGAAGGGGACATGGGATTATGCCATCGTGGATGAGTTGCAGCCACAGCCGGGCGATATTCTGGTGCCAAAGACCCGCTATAGCGGCTTTTTCAACACCAATATGGATAGCGTTTTGCGCGCGCGGGGCATCCGCAATCTGGTCTTCGTCGGCATTGCCACCAATGTCTGCGTCGAAAGCTCGCTGCGCGATGCCTTTCACCTCGAATATTTTGGCGTGATGCTGGAAGACGCGACGCATCATCTGGGGCCGGAATTCATTCAGCAGGCCACCGTCTACAATGTCGAAAAGTTCTTCGGCTGGGTGGCGACGGTCAATGATTTCTGTGCCGTCATCTCTCAGGCTGCGCCGGTTGAAGACTAG
- a CDS encoding DUF4160 domain-containing protein, producing the protein MPTLLIWQGYKFRFYSSDGGEPPHVHIVKDKRSAKVWLINMEIAYNHGYNNREVAEFLAKIDESRADWMEKWNEFFGI; encoded by the coding sequence ATGCCGACCTTATTGATCTGGCAAGGGTACAAGTTCCGGTTCTACTCTTCAGATGGAGGGGAGCCACCCCATGTCCACATCGTCAAGGATAAGCGGTCGGCTAAAGTGTGGCTCATCAACATGGAAATCGCCTATAATCACGGGTATAATAACCGCGAAGTTGCGGAGTTTCTGGCTAAGATAGATGAAAGCCGCGCCGATTGGATGGAGAAGTGGAATGAGTTCTTTGGAATTTGA
- a CDS encoding Bug family tripartite tricarboxylate transporter substrate binding protein → MTMRLFKRRAALMLAASAAAILSMNGVASAQTYPERPITLVVPFAAGGSTDVVARVIAQKMGEGLGQQIVVENIAGAGGNLGADRVARAEPDGYTILMGTVATHALNPLILKTKPYDPEKDFAPVSLLVVVPNVLVVNPQLPVNNVAELVALLKAEPEKHAYASSGNGTPLHLSGELFKSMAGVDMQHVPYKGSGPALNDLLGNQISIMFDNLPSSSGHIKSGTLKALGVTTAERASSFPDVPTIAETVPGYETYTWNALFAPAGTPDEAVNKLNEAAKKALADPGVAGRMAEFSAKIVASSPEELKTHVSEEIAKWAPVVKDANVQMD, encoded by the coding sequence ATGACTATGCGACTTTTCAAACGCCGCGCAGCACTCATGCTGGCAGCGTCGGCTGCAGCTATCCTGTCCATGAATGGAGTTGCCAGCGCCCAGACCTATCCTGAGCGACCGATTACACTTGTCGTGCCGTTTGCCGCTGGCGGCTCCACGGATGTCGTTGCGCGCGTGATTGCGCAGAAAATGGGCGAGGGGCTGGGTCAACAGATCGTTGTCGAAAATATTGCAGGCGCAGGCGGCAATCTGGGGGCAGACCGCGTGGCACGCGCCGAGCCAGATGGCTACACGATCTTGATGGGTACGGTCGCGACACACGCGCTCAACCCCTTGATCCTCAAGACCAAGCCTTATGATCCGGAAAAGGATTTCGCACCGGTTTCGCTGCTCGTGGTGGTGCCCAATGTACTGGTCGTAAACCCGCAGCTTCCGGTGAATAATGTCGCGGAGCTTGTCGCACTTTTGAAGGCCGAGCCGGAGAAACATGCCTATGCCTCATCCGGCAACGGCACGCCGCTTCACCTTTCGGGAGAGTTGTTCAAAAGCATGGCGGGTGTCGACATGCAGCATGTGCCCTACAAAGGTTCGGGCCCTGCCTTAAATGATCTTCTGGGCAACCAGATATCGATCATGTTCGATAACTTGCCGTCCTCTTCCGGTCACATCAAGTCGGGCACATTGAAGGCGTTGGGCGTCACGACGGCGGAGCGCGCTTCCTCCTTCCCGGATGTTCCGACCATTGCCGAAACGGTACCAGGCTATGAAACCTACACCTGGAACGCTCTTTTTGCACCGGCGGGGACGCCGGATGAAGCAGTCAACAAGCTCAACGAGGCGGCAAAGAAGGCACTTGCCGATCCGGGTGTTGCCGGACGCATGGCGGAGTTTAGCGCAAAGATCGTGGCATCTTCGCCGGAAGAACTGAAAACCCATGTGTCGGAAGAAATCGCCAAATGGGCTCCGGTGGTAAAGGACGCGAACGTCCAGATGGACTGA
- the rutD gene encoding pyrimidine utilization protein D, translated as MVYFDVTGRSDAGAETIILSSGLGGSGAYWAPQMEMLEKHFRVVTYDHQGTGRTGGEVPEHGGISAMADDVIRIAEALGVSRFHLMGHALGGLIGLDIALRRPELIDRLVLINAWSRADPHSGRCFDARIALLENSGVQAFVKAQPLFLYPAVWMSENAERLAKDDAHGVAHFQGKTNVLRRIAALRAFDVDADLAKIKAETLVIAAKDDLLVPYTRSIRLAEGLGNAELSVFEFGAHAMNITYADQFNDVVEAFLVAGNRALA; from the coding sequence ATGGTCTATTTCGATGTGACTGGCAGAAGCGATGCCGGGGCCGAGACGATTATCCTGTCGTCCGGTCTTGGCGGTTCCGGCGCCTATTGGGCACCGCAAATGGAAATGCTCGAGAAGCATTTTCGGGTGGTGACCTATGATCATCAGGGCACGGGCAGAACCGGGGGCGAGGTGCCGGAACATGGCGGGATCTCCGCCATGGCGGATGATGTCATCCGCATCGCCGAGGCGCTTGGCGTCAGCCGTTTTCACCTCATGGGCCACGCGCTTGGTGGCTTGATCGGCCTCGATATCGCATTGCGCCGACCGGAGCTGATCGACCGCCTCGTGCTGATCAACGCCTGGAGCAGGGCCGATCCGCATTCGGGTCGGTGCTTCGATGCGCGCATTGCCTTGCTTGAAAATTCGGGCGTCCAGGCTTTCGTCAAGGCGCAGCCGCTTTTTCTTTACCCGGCTGTCTGGATGTCTGAAAATGCTGAACGCCTTGCGAAGGACGATGCGCATGGTGTGGCGCATTTTCAGGGGAAGACGAATGTGTTGCGACGCATCGCAGCGCTCAGGGCATTCGATGTGGATGCTGATCTCGCAAAGATTAAAGCTGAAACGCTGGTAATCGCGGCGAAGGACGATCTTCTGGTGCCCTATACGCGATCGATCCGCCTTGCCGAAGGATTGGGAAATGCAGAGCTTTCGGTCTTCGAATTCGGCGCACATGCAATGAACATTACCTATGCAGATCAGTTCAACGACGTGGTGGAAGCGTTTCTCGTTGCAGGCAACCGGGCGCTTGCTTGA
- a CDS encoding GntR family transcriptional regulator produces the protein MKSATTGIAPRLYRRACEILAADIANGVIAQGARLTETTVATRFGISRAPARQALAELERLHLVRKSETRGYDVIGKSRSTLDGLNDEGPTSIAETPYIQSQSSWELIYDNIEIEIVSRTSLASWRINEAVLAKHYGVSRTVARDVVARLQQRGIVRKDDSGRWYAPALTARHIEELYELRWLLEPAALEKAAPNLPPGLLQSLRKNVEDAIQTVDTIDGETLDALEQQLHVQLLGYCGNESLMRAISLPQALLVAHHFLYHWTMGLFATEPFLPEHLAIFDCLLAGDIEGAKAELVRHLQISRSRAMMRIQAVAEVISPDELPYLERLEG, from the coding sequence ATGAAGAGCGCAACGACCGGCATTGCTCCGCGTCTTTACAGGCGGGCCTGCGAAATTCTCGCCGCGGACATTGCCAATGGCGTCATTGCTCAGGGCGCACGCCTGACCGAAACCACGGTCGCCACGCGCTTCGGCATAAGCCGCGCTCCCGCACGCCAGGCGCTTGCAGAACTGGAGCGGCTCCACCTCGTGCGCAAATCAGAAACGCGCGGCTATGATGTGATTGGCAAAAGCAGATCGACGCTGGACGGCTTGAATGATGAGGGCCCCACAAGCATCGCCGAAACCCCGTATATTCAATCCCAATCCAGCTGGGAGCTGATCTACGACAATATCGAAATCGAGATCGTTTCGCGCACATCGCTTGCCAGCTGGCGGATCAACGAGGCGGTTCTTGCCAAGCACTATGGCGTCAGCCGCACGGTGGCGCGCGATGTGGTTGCCCGCCTTCAGCAACGCGGCATAGTGCGCAAGGATGATAGCGGACGCTGGTACGCTCCTGCTCTGACGGCAAGGCACATCGAAGAACTTTACGAGCTTCGCTGGCTGCTGGAGCCCGCAGCACTGGAAAAGGCGGCTCCAAATCTTCCCCCTGGGCTTCTGCAATCTCTGCGCAAGAACGTGGAGGACGCCATTCAAACCGTCGATACCATAGACGGGGAAACGCTGGATGCGCTGGAGCAGCAGCTGCATGTGCAGCTTCTGGGCTATTGCGGAAACGAGTCGCTGATGCGCGCCATCAGCCTGCCGCAGGCGCTGCTTGTCGCGCATCATTTTCTCTACCACTGGACCATGGGCCTGTTCGCCACCGAGCCATTTCTCCCGGAGCATCTGGCGATTTTCGATTGCCTTCTGGCAGGCGATATCGAAGGCGCGAAGGCCGAGCTGGTTCGCCATCTGCAGATTTCCAGAAGCCGCGCAATGATGCGCATTCAGGCGGTGGCAGAGGTCATTTCACCCGATGAACTGCCCTACCTCGAGAGGCTGGAGGGCTGA
- a CDS encoding DUF2442 domain-containing protein yields the protein MSSLEFETEEMSPVAAECDAYFVYVTLADGRQIRAPLWWYPFLSNAAPEQRTNVELQFSGVWWPDMDDGVSVKSMLLGWKAPGAKAPSKAA from the coding sequence ATGAGTTCTTTGGAATTTGAAACCGAGGAAATGTCACCCGTCGCTGCCGAGTGCGACGCTTACTTCGTCTATGTGACCTTGGCAGACGGGCGGCAAATCCGTGCCCCGCTTTGGTGGTATCCGTTTTTGAGCAACGCTGCACCGGAGCAACGAACGAATGTCGAGTTGCAGTTTTCGGGCGTTTGGTGGCCAGACATGGATGATGGCGTTTCCGTGAAATCGATGCTTCTTGGTTGGAAAGCACCAGGTGCCAAGGCGCCGTCAAAAGCTGCGTGA